A region from the Vibrio artabrorum genome encodes:
- a CDS encoding RNA helicase: MSTTTHETQELEYELCYFDNGRLTTITISAHNRQEAIAWYLSEERHINDIYSIRPDE; encoded by the coding sequence ATGTCCACAACGACTCATGAGACCCAAGAGTTAGAGTACGAACTTTGCTATTTTGACAATGGAAGACTCACTACAATTACGATATCCGCTCATAATCGACAGGAAGCGATAGCTTGGTATCTAAGTGAAGAAAGACATATCAATGATATCTATTCAATCAGGCCCGACGAATAA
- a CDS encoding DUF6279 family lipoprotein: MTNYRWSVLLFCFLLAGCGTKFAYNNIDWLIIRYIEDFVSLSKSQESELDERLNVLQQWHKDTQLPLYITQLEAIEKVDRSELNSTFIVGQSDQIKNHIRTIINQFSPDIYALSMQLSPKQDSQFLKNFREKQQDYYEEKLRLNDEDSRARYRSRIEARLERWLGSVSKEQKQIIFVWSQAWVNTNENWRQYQNAIYQDISTLMEKKADLHIAQPIIMNLLLNNETYYPDELESQLEQNMQTSAKFLVDIAAVSSDKQWAYFMTELASLKSTLMALQE, from the coding sequence ATGACAAATTACCGTTGGTCAGTATTATTGTTCTGTTTTCTATTGGCTGGATGCGGAACTAAATTTGCCTATAACAATATAGATTGGTTGATTATTCGCTATATTGAAGATTTCGTCTCTCTCTCAAAGAGTCAAGAATCCGAGCTTGATGAGCGTCTCAATGTTTTGCAGCAATGGCACAAAGACACCCAACTGCCGCTGTATATTACTCAATTAGAAGCCATTGAAAAGGTTGACCGCTCCGAGCTCAATTCTACTTTTATCGTTGGCCAAAGTGATCAAATAAAAAACCACATTCGCACGATCATCAATCAGTTTTCACCGGATATTTATGCGTTAAGCATGCAGCTTAGTCCAAAGCAAGATAGTCAATTCTTAAAGAACTTTAGAGAAAAGCAGCAAGACTATTACGAAGAAAAGTTGCGGTTAAATGATGAAGATTCGAGAGCGCGATATCGAAGTCGAATTGAAGCTCGGCTAGAGCGCTGGCTAGGGTCGGTATCGAAAGAACAAAAACAGATTATTTTTGTTTGGTCACAAGCGTGGGTCAATACGAACGAGAATTGGCGGCAATATCAAAATGCTATTTATCAAGATATATCAACGTTGATGGAAAAAAAGGCCGACCTGCATATCGCTCAGCCGATTATTATGAACCTGCTTTTAAATAATGAAACGTATTACCCAGATGAGCTTGAGTCACAGCTTGAGCAGAATATGCAGACGTCAGCAAAGTTCTTGGTGGATATAGCCGCAGTGAGCAGCGATAAACAATGGGCCTATTTTATGACTGAGTTAGCAAGCCTCAAATCAACGTTGATGGCATTGCAAGAGTAG
- a CDS encoding 3'-5' exonuclease, whose product MAPNSADSVIVLDFETTGLSPNMGDRAIEIGAVKLVNGEVVDTFQQLMNPGFRVSGFIESYTGISNRMLSTAASCREVMDEFADFIQGCQLVAHNASFDKRFLDAELDAIGRDYTGKFACSMLIARRLIQDAPTHKLGDLVRFKNIDNDGTFHRALADSEMTARLWLLMIDELQSDYGIQQPSFQLMQKISKTAKGSIPTLLKRYQN is encoded by the coding sequence ATGGCTCCAAACTCCGCAGACTCCGTTATCGTTCTCGATTTCGAAACCACAGGCTTATCGCCAAACATGGGTGACCGAGCGATTGAAATCGGTGCGGTTAAACTCGTTAACGGCGAAGTCGTCGACACCTTCCAACAACTCATGAACCCTGGATTTCGTGTCAGCGGCTTCATTGAAAGCTACACCGGGATCAGTAACCGCATGTTAAGCACCGCGGCCAGTTGCCGTGAAGTGATGGATGAGTTTGCAGACTTTATCCAAGGCTGCCAACTTGTTGCTCATAATGCGTCATTTGATAAGCGCTTTCTCGATGCGGAATTAGACGCTATTGGCCGCGACTATACCGGAAAGTTTGCTTGCTCAATGTTGATTGCTCGTCGGCTAATCCAAGATGCGCCAACCCATAAACTGGGTGATCTTGTGCGTTTCAAAAATATCGATAACGATGGTACTTTCCACAGGGCATTAGCTGATTCAGAAATGACAGCAAGGTTATGGCTGTTAATGATCGATGAGCTGCAGAGTGACTACGGTATTCAGCAGCCAAGCTTCCAATTGATGCAAAAAATATCGAAGACAGCGAAAGGCTCAATTCCAACACTGCTCAAGCGCTATCAAAATTAA
- a CDS encoding PPC domain-containing DNA-binding protein, giving the protein MITPIATRLTRGQDLKLEIQRLVTTHNISAGSIASCVGCVSQLNIRLANANNTKRVQAPFEIVSVMATLTPNHQHIHLSVADEKGNVIGGHLLEGTLIATTAELIVHRYDTLTFDREHDDSTGYTELTISSNTQ; this is encoded by the coding sequence ATGATCACTCCTATCGCAACGAGATTAACCCGCGGCCAAGACCTCAAGCTTGAGATCCAAAGGTTAGTAACCACACACAATATCTCGGCAGGTTCTATCGCATCTTGTGTCGGTTGTGTCTCTCAACTCAATATCCGTTTAGCGAATGCGAACAATACCAAGCGAGTCCAAGCGCCATTCGAAATAGTCTCTGTAATGGCTACGCTAACCCCAAACCATCAGCATATACACCTATCGGTTGCCGATGAGAAGGGTAATGTCATTGGCGGTCATTTGCTGGAAGGGACACTTATCGCCACCACCGCTGAACTGATCGTTCACCGCTACGATACTTTGACCTTCGACAGAGAGCATGACGATTCGACGGGTTACACTGAGCTCACGATCAGCAGCAACACGCAATAG
- a CDS encoding DEAD/DEAH box helicase, with translation MPFSKLGLSSPIVKAVTKQGYEKPTSIQEKAIPIVLSGKNLIAAAQTGTGKTASFVLPILEMLSKGETQRKKRIRAVILTPTRELAVQVEQNITKYAKFLNLTSLAMYGGVSYQHQKDRLIEGVDILVATPGRLIDMYGQRAVHFDEVEVLVLDEADRMLDMGFIEDINKIIARLPQDIQNLLFSATLSTPVRALAKSAISEAEEISIAKTDASKPNIEQWLVTVDKDRKSALLSHMITEGNWDQALIFIETKHGAAKLVAQLEKRGIQAEAFHSGRSQAIREKILADFKKGRLKYLVATGVAARGIDIDNLSRVVNYDIPFPADDYVHRIGRTGRADASGEAISFLSKDNFKNLCIIEKRLGHLIERRVVEGFEPRKEVPISVLNFVPKKKREQQKPD, from the coding sequence ATGCCATTTTCCAAGCTTGGATTAAGCTCACCTATTGTTAAAGCCGTGACAAAACAAGGCTATGAAAAGCCAACCTCTATTCAAGAAAAAGCAATTCCGATTGTGCTTTCTGGTAAGAACCTTATTGCGGCAGCACAAACAGGTACAGGTAAAACTGCGAGCTTTGTTCTCCCTATCTTAGAAATGCTAAGCAAAGGTGAAACGCAGCGTAAAAAACGTATCCGCGCCGTTATCCTAACGCCAACGCGTGAGCTGGCGGTTCAGGTTGAACAGAACATTACCAAGTACGCGAAATTCCTAAACCTAACATCACTCGCGATGTACGGTGGCGTATCGTACCAACACCAAAAAGACCGCTTGATTGAAGGTGTCGACATTCTGGTGGCAACACCCGGTCGTTTGATCGACATGTACGGTCAGCGCGCTGTTCACTTTGATGAAGTGGAAGTACTGGTTCTGGATGAAGCTGACCGCATGCTCGACATGGGTTTCATTGAAGACATCAACAAGATCATCGCGCGTCTACCACAAGACATCCAAAACCTATTGTTCTCAGCGACGCTTTCAACGCCTGTGCGTGCGCTAGCGAAAAGTGCAATCAGTGAAGCGGAAGAGATTTCTATCGCTAAGACTGATGCATCTAAGCCGAACATTGAGCAATGGTTGGTGACGGTCGATAAAGACCGTAAGTCAGCCCTACTCAGCCACATGATCACCGAAGGTAACTGGGACCAAGCACTTATCTTTATTGAAACTAAGCACGGTGCGGCTAAGTTGGTTGCTCAACTTGAAAAGCGTGGTATCCAAGCGGAAGCCTTCCACAGTGGGCGTAGCCAAGCCATTCGTGAAAAGATTCTGGCTGATTTCAAGAAAGGTCGTCTAAAATATCTAGTTGCGACAGGGGTTGCTGCTCGTGGTATCGATATCGATAATCTAAGTCGCGTAGTGAACTACGACATCCCATTCCCAGCTGACGACTATGTTCACCGTATTGGTCGTACAGGCCGTGCTGATGCATCTGGCGAAGCGATCTCTTTCCTATCGAAAGATAACTTCAAAAACCTGTGCATTATTGAAAAGCGTCTCGGTCACTTAATTGAACGTCGCGTCGTTGAAGGTTTCGAACCACGCAAAGAAGTACCCATTTCGGTATTGAATTTCGTTCCTAAGAAGAAAAGAGAACAGCAAAAACCTGATTAG
- the bluB gene encoding 5,6-dimethylbenzimidazole synthase, with the protein MEITPNERDAVYKTIFSRRDVRGQFLPDEIPEDVLMRVLTAAHHAPSVGFMQPWDFVVVRDIETKQQIKAGFNQAHAESAEMFTDEKQAMYKRLKLEGIVESPIGICVTCDRSRTGKVVLGRTIKQEMDLYSTVCAVQNLWLAARSENLGLGWVSILHDSTLREALDIPENIDIVAYLCIGYVDHFKDKPELETMGWLPRRDVNSAIHEGKWNAEQMTNSVKD; encoded by the coding sequence ATGGAAATTACGCCGAATGAACGCGATGCAGTATATAAAACGATTTTTTCTCGCCGAGATGTCCGTGGTCAGTTTTTGCCAGATGAGATCCCTGAAGATGTGTTGATGCGTGTATTAACTGCGGCACACCATGCTCCCAGTGTTGGATTTATGCAGCCTTGGGATTTTGTCGTTGTCCGTGATATCGAAACCAAGCAACAAATCAAAGCCGGTTTTAATCAGGCTCATGCCGAATCCGCGGAAATGTTTACCGATGAAAAGCAGGCGATGTATAAGCGTCTAAAGCTTGAAGGCATCGTCGAATCACCGATCGGTATCTGTGTGACTTGCGACCGTAGTCGAACCGGAAAGGTAGTGCTAGGTAGAACCATCAAACAAGAGATGGATCTATACAGCACCGTGTGTGCAGTTCAAAACCTATGGCTCGCAGCAAGATCCGAAAATCTAGGCTTAGGGTGGGTGAGTATCCTGCATGATTCAACACTGCGAGAGGCGTTAGATATTCCAGAAAACATCGATATCGTGGCGTATCTGTGTATCGGATACGTAGACCACTTTAAAGATAAACCTGAACTCGAAACCATGGGTTGGTTACCAAGAAGGGACGTCAATTCAGCGATTCATGAAGGGAAGTGGAATGCAGAGCAAATGACGAATTCAGTGAAAGACTAA
- a CDS encoding ABC transporter substrate-binding protein, giving the protein MNDANLRRLQQLIAKYELGEEYHLTIDDLEHSLSTSRRNTSIILKYLSEYRWICWLPSKGRGKLSQFRILVSLSEALEQVLALQLEQGCFNVIPRLLESYGDAAIKALTLATEKHSLFNEQHDHLLITQYPWVDNLEPAKTYRTAEHHILRSLYNTLLVQDRAGNLQASLAHHWKVEGRFVHFWLRPNVLFHDGDTLTAKDVAQCLLQLKSLEGPVQSLFDQLSDVQVVGDKQLTIELTHVNPMFLYALSSPHASIYRLKRTYFSSGRSAYIGTGPFSLDDWSEDRLVLKRHRSYFAQNALLEQITLTDIEGLNDHTLSFNQSGVAEETTINALSYLAVNRRENSGITPEDLDSLVLFIKSSSREFDPEIVVDDLSFSSNELASNQLIPILTGNVVLTRPKMTIPLLQEMADWLQQTIAKTGVVVEVVELPNISDPSSMSESADLLFIEEVIEQPIDYGLYDWLLASSGLRFIFNSAEMKAHCERVRVAVSSENPMNELKEIEQSLYRQKLLCPLFHGKEMVANSVEVHGVEINQTGYSDFYKLWIASSEK; this is encoded by the coding sequence TTGAACGACGCTAACTTACGTAGACTTCAGCAGCTTATTGCAAAGTATGAATTAGGTGAAGAGTATCACCTAACGATTGATGATCTCGAACACTCGCTATCGACTTCTCGCAGAAACACCTCGATCATCCTTAAATACTTATCGGAATATCGCTGGATTTGTTGGCTCCCGTCTAAAGGACGAGGGAAGCTTAGCCAGTTCAGAATTTTGGTCAGCCTTTCCGAAGCATTAGAACAAGTGTTAGCGCTTCAGTTAGAGCAAGGGTGTTTTAACGTTATTCCTCGTCTTCTAGAAAGTTATGGTGATGCGGCCATTAAGGCTCTAACGCTCGCTACTGAAAAACATAGTCTGTTCAATGAACAACATGACCACTTACTGATCACTCAATATCCATGGGTCGATAACCTTGAGCCAGCTAAAACATACCGAACCGCCGAACATCATATCTTAAGAAGCCTCTACAATACGTTACTCGTCCAAGATCGTGCGGGGAACCTTCAAGCGAGCCTTGCGCATCATTGGAAGGTGGAGGGGCGTTTTGTGCATTTTTGGTTGAGACCGAATGTGTTATTTCATGATGGGGATACTTTAACGGCCAAAGATGTTGCTCAATGCCTGTTGCAGTTAAAAAGCCTCGAAGGGCCGGTACAATCTTTATTTGATCAGTTAAGTGATGTTCAAGTTGTGGGTGATAAACAGCTGACGATTGAGCTAACACACGTAAACCCTATGTTTCTCTATGCATTAAGTAGTCCACACGCGTCTATTTACCGTCTTAAGCGTACTTATTTTTCGAGTGGTCGCAGTGCCTATATAGGAACCGGTCCTTTCTCATTAGATGATTGGAGCGAAGATCGCTTGGTTCTTAAACGTCACCGAAGTTACTTTGCTCAAAATGCCTTGTTAGAACAGATAACGCTCACCGACATCGAGGGCTTAAATGATCACACCCTGAGTTTTAATCAATCTGGCGTAGCAGAAGAAACTACGATTAATGCACTTTCGTACCTTGCGGTTAATCGCAGAGAAAACTCAGGCATAACTCCTGAAGACCTAGACAGCTTAGTCTTGTTTATCAAATCCAGCAGTAGAGAGTTCGATCCTGAAATAGTGGTGGATGATTTGTCTTTCTCATCCAACGAATTAGCGAGCAATCAGCTCATTCCTATTTTGACGGGAAATGTTGTGTTAACTCGACCTAAAATGACGATCCCTTTACTTCAAGAAATGGCGGACTGGCTACAACAAACTATTGCCAAGACTGGTGTTGTGGTTGAAGTTGTTGAACTTCCCAACATCAGTGACCCTAGCTCCATGAGTGAGTCAGCAGACCTACTATTCATTGAAGAAGTTATCGAGCAACCAATAGATTATGGTCTTTATGATTGGCTACTTGCTTCATCTGGACTTCGCTTCATTTTCAATAGCGCTGAGATGAAGGCGCATTGCGAGAGAGTTCGAGTTGCGGTGAGTAGCGAAAACCCTATGAACGAGTTGAAAGAGATTGAACAGTCGCTTTATCGACAGAAGTTACTTTGTCCATTATTTCACGGTAAAGAGATGGTTGCTAATAGTGTCGAGGTGCACGGCGTCGAGATAAACCAAACCGGTTATAGTGATTTTTATAAGCTTTGGATAGCGTCGAGCGAGAAGTAA
- a CDS encoding NAD(P)/FAD-dependent oxidoreductase, whose product MIRLTEIKLPLDHEESAIQDAIEAKLGIHSDQVLSFNIFKRGYDARKKSKILLIYTLDVLVENEAELLEQFISDPHVKVTPDMAYKFVAKATENQTERPVVIGFGPCGLFAGLVLAQMGFNPIIVERGKEVRERTKDTFGFWRKRTLNPESNVQFGEGGAGTFSDGKLYSQVKDPKHYGRKVIEEFVAAGAPEEILYVSKPHIGTFKLVTMIEKMRASIIELGGEIRFSTRVDDIHMEEGQITGLTLSNGEEIKSRHVVLAVGHSARDTFEMLYDRGVYMEAKPFSVGFRIEHKQSMIDEARFGKNAGNPILGAADYKLVHHCKNGRTVYSFCMCPGGTVVAATSEEGRVVTNGMSQYSRAERNANSAIVVGIDPERDYPGDALAGIRLQRELESGAYVLGGENYDAPAQKIGDFLKGRDPSAIGEVQPSFTPGIHLTDISKALPDFAIEAIREAIPAFDKKIKGFATPDGLLTGVETRTSSPVCIKRGKDFQSINLKGFYPAGEGAGYAGGILSAGIDGIKAAEALALSMVEQNQAEKIEIA is encoded by the coding sequence ATGATACGTTTAACCGAAATTAAACTCCCACTAGACCATGAAGAGTCGGCAATTCAAGACGCTATTGAAGCGAAACTTGGTATTCACTCTGATCAGGTACTCTCTTTTAATATCTTTAAACGTGGCTACGATGCTCGTAAGAAATCAAAAATCTTACTTATCTACACGCTGGATGTTCTCGTTGAAAACGAAGCTGAATTGTTAGAGCAATTCATCAGCGATCCGCACGTAAAAGTCACTCCTGACATGGCGTACAAATTCGTTGCTAAAGCTACGGAAAATCAGACTGAACGCCCTGTGGTTATCGGCTTTGGCCCTTGTGGCTTGTTCGCTGGCCTAGTGCTTGCTCAAATGGGCTTTAACCCCATCATCGTTGAGCGTGGTAAAGAAGTTCGTGAACGTACGAAAGATACTTTTGGTTTTTGGCGTAAGCGTACACTGAACCCTGAATCAAACGTTCAGTTTGGTGAAGGCGGCGCAGGTACCTTCTCTGACGGTAAATTGTACAGCCAAGTCAAAGATCCAAAGCATTACGGCCGTAAAGTAATTGAAGAGTTCGTTGCCGCTGGCGCACCAGAAGAAATTCTATACGTAAGCAAGCCGCACATCGGTACCTTTAAACTGGTTACCATGATCGAAAAGATGCGCGCTTCTATCATTGAACTCGGCGGAGAAATCCGTTTCAGCACCCGTGTCGACGACATTCATATGGAAGAGGGTCAAATTACTGGCCTAACGCTTTCTAACGGTGAAGAGATTAAATCTCGTCACGTGGTATTGGCTGTTGGCCACAGTGCGCGTGATACGTTTGAAATGCTGTACGATCGTGGCGTTTACATGGAAGCAAAACCTTTCTCTGTCGGTTTCCGTATCGAACACAAGCAATCGATGATCGATGAAGCTCGTTTCGGTAAGAACGCAGGCAACCCAATCCTAGGGGCTGCGGATTACAAACTCGTTCACCATTGTAAGAATGGCCGCACGGTATACAGCTTCTGTATGTGCCCGGGGGGGACTGTGGTTGCAGCAACCTCTGAAGAAGGCCGCGTAGTAACTAATGGCATGAGCCAATACTCTCGTGCAGAACGTAACGCAAACAGTGCGATCGTTGTCGGTATCGACCCAGAACGTGACTACCCAGGTGACGCACTAGCCGGTATCCGTTTACAACGTGAACTAGAAAGCGGTGCTTATGTTCTTGGTGGTGAAAACTACGATGCTCCAGCACAGAAAATCGGCGACTTTTTGAAAGGCCGCGATCCAAGTGCCATCGGTGAAGTACAACCGTCATTCACACCAGGTATCCACCTGACTGACATTTCAAAAGCACTGCCTGATTTTGCTATCGAAGCGATTCGTGAAGCAATCCCAGCGTTTGATAAAAAAATCAAAGGTTTTGCGACACCTGATGGCCTGTTAACCGGTGTTGAGACACGCACGTCTTCACCTGTTTGCATCAAACGTGGCAAGGACTTCCAAAGCATTAACTTAAAGGGTTTCTACCCTGCTGGTGAGGGTGCAGGCTACGCAGGTGGTATCCTGTCTGCGGGTATCGATGGTATTAAGGCTGCAGAAGCGCTAGCACTATCAATGGTAGAGCAGAACCAAGCAGAGAAGATTGAGATCGCTTAA
- the fdxA gene encoding ferredoxin FdxA encodes MAFVVGDNCIQCKYTDCVAVCPADAFHEGPNFMVINPIECIDCGLCVPECDAQAIFQEDDLPEDQKIFIEVNAELAEIWPVQTEVKAPMDDAEKWNGVSDKLAMLEK; translated from the coding sequence ATGGCATTTGTCGTAGGCGATAATTGTATTCAATGTAAATACACAGACTGTGTGGCCGTGTGTCCCGCAGATGCGTTCCATGAAGGCCCCAATTTCATGGTAATCAACCCAATCGAATGTATTGATTGTGGCTTGTGTGTACCTGAATGTGATGCTCAAGCTATTTTCCAAGAAGATGATCTGCCAGAAGATCAAAAGATCTTTATCGAAGTGAATGCAGAGCTTGCTGAGATTTGGCCGGTACAAACGGAAGTCAAAGCCCCGATGGATGACGCTGAAAAGTGGAATGGTGTGTCTGATAAGTTGGCAATGCTAGAAAAGTAA
- a CDS encoding RNA methyltransferase yields MISKNQLKLLRALGQKKQRKAHGLFLVQGEKNVLELFNSDLVVKNVFATADFLSENHASLIEFDCVEASLDDLTKASTLVSNNAAIAVVEIPAVKLPKATGLMIALDGVSDPGNLGTIIRVADWYGIKHIVASSDCADPYNPKTISATMGSFGRVQVSQTDLPAYLEQANLPVYGAFLEGESVHKTEFTANGILLMGSESHGIREHAAKFVTDKITIPAFGGAESLNVAMATGIILDNMRRQHS; encoded by the coding sequence ATGATTTCAAAAAACCAATTAAAACTCCTTCGCGCTTTGGGCCAAAAAAAACAACGTAAAGCCCATGGCCTGTTTCTAGTTCAAGGTGAAAAAAACGTTCTTGAGCTGTTCAATAGTGACTTAGTCGTGAAGAACGTCTTTGCTACCGCGGATTTCTTATCTGAAAATCACGCTTCACTGATTGAGTTTGATTGTGTTGAAGCTTCGTTAGACGACCTTACCAAAGCGAGCACTTTGGTGAGTAACAACGCGGCGATTGCGGTTGTTGAGATCCCTGCCGTTAAATTACCAAAAGCAACCGGGCTGATGATCGCACTTGATGGCGTGTCAGACCCAGGTAACCTAGGCACGATTATTCGCGTAGCAGACTGGTATGGTATCAAGCATATCGTTGCCAGCAGCGATTGCGCAGACCCATACAACCCTAAAACGATCAGCGCGACTATGGGCAGTTTTGGCCGAGTTCAGGTAAGCCAAACAGATTTACCAGCTTACTTAGAGCAAGCGAACCTGCCTGTTTACGGTGCATTCTTAGAAGGCGAAAGTGTCCATAAGACAGAGTTTACGGCCAATGGTATTTTACTGATGGGTAGCGAGTCACACGGTATTCGTGAACATGCGGCTAAGTTCGTAACGGATAAGATCACGATTCCCGCATTCGGTGGTGCCGAATCTTTGAACGTAGCCATGGCGACAGGCATTATTCTCGACAACATGCGTCGTCAGCATAGCTAA
- a CDS encoding aldo/keto reductase, translated as MEYSKLGSSQIPVSRICLGSMTWGLQNTQQQADQQIEYALSQGINFLDTAEMYAVPPSPETYGKTEAIIGNWLSRHPQRRQELIIASKIAGPGLPWVRDGGPITGDAVIAAVDASLKRLQTDYIDLYQLHWPNRTSPHFGKHCPNHIRFSDIDRKQHEADMLEILQALATCIKAGKIRHIGLSDDTTWGINTYLKLSEKYDLPRMVSIQNEFNLLHAKDWPYLIENCVHEDVAYLPWSPLAAGMLSGKYIDGARPEGSRWTYMQRKGIFRDTESANEAVKGYVEVANAHGFTPCQLALAWCNQVDGVTSTIIGATTIGQLKENVAAFSKPLSKEILTDINTVFKRYPAPY; from the coding sequence ATGGAATATTCAAAACTAGGCAGTAGTCAAATTCCCGTTTCCCGTATCTGCCTTGGTAGCATGACTTGGGGGCTACAAAATACGCAACAGCAAGCAGACCAACAGATCGAATACGCATTAAGCCAAGGTATTAACTTTCTTGATACGGCAGAAATGTACGCGGTTCCACCTTCTCCGGAGACCTACGGCAAAACAGAAGCGATTATTGGTAACTGGTTATCGCGTCATCCACAGCGCCGCCAAGAGCTCATTATTGCCAGTAAAATAGCGGGGCCCGGACTACCTTGGGTTCGAGATGGTGGTCCGATTACGGGTGACGCCGTTATCGCCGCCGTTGATGCTTCCTTAAAGCGTTTGCAAACTGACTATATCGACCTTTATCAACTGCACTGGCCGAATCGGACATCTCCACACTTTGGTAAACATTGTCCAAATCACATTCGATTCAGTGACATCGACCGAAAACAGCATGAAGCGGATATGCTGGAGATCCTCCAAGCACTGGCGACCTGCATTAAGGCCGGAAAAATTCGCCATATTGGTCTTTCAGATGACACCACTTGGGGCATTAATACTTACCTTAAGCTAAGTGAGAAGTACGATTTACCGCGTATGGTCTCTATCCAAAATGAATTCAACCTGCTACACGCAAAAGATTGGCCGTATTTGATTGAGAACTGTGTGCACGAAGATGTCGCTTACCTGCCATGGTCGCCTCTGGCTGCGGGTATGCTCAGTGGTAAATACATTGATGGTGCAAGACCGGAAGGCAGTCGTTGGACTTACATGCAACGTAAAGGCATTTTCCGTGACACTGAATCTGCCAATGAAGCGGTTAAAGGCTATGTTGAAGTGGCGAATGCTCACGGGTTCACTCCGTGCCAACTGGCATTGGCATGGTGTAATCAAGTCGATGGTGTGACGTCCACTATCATTGGTGCAACGACGATCGGGCAGCTAAAAGAGAATGTTGCTGCTTTCAGTAAGCCATTATCAAAAGAGATTCTTACCGATATCAACACGGTTTTTAAGCGCTATCCTGCTCCGTACTAA
- the pepT gene encoding peptidase T, whose protein sequence is MEKLVERFLNYVTFDTQSDPSNQQCPSSPGQITFAEALKAELIALELADVSLDQNGYLMAKLPSNVDYPVPSIGFVAHMDTAPDASGLNVKPQVVKNYQGQTIELGDSGESLNPSQYPDLNHLHGHDLITTDGTTLLGADNKAGIAEIISAIAYLKANPEIKHGDICIGFTPDEEIGRGANLFDVKKFGAEWAYTIDGGPVGELEFENFNATSADVICHGVNVHPGTAKGKMVNSMNIAAQFQLMMPAQETPECTEGYEGFYHLKSAEMGVAHSELGYIIRDFEREGVEARKAFMQQKVDELNARLEKGHVELVLTDSYFNMKEMVEPHQHIIELAKQAMIKCDVEPMIKPIRGGTDGARLSFMGLPCPNIFTGGYNFHGIHEFITIQGMEQAVKVIVELSQRTAVHYKK, encoded by the coding sequence ATGGAAAAGCTTGTCGAACGCTTCCTCAATTACGTTACTTTTGATACCCAATCCGATCCTTCTAATCAGCAATGCCCAAGTTCTCCGGGTCAAATCACGTTTGCTGAAGCCTTAAAAGCAGAATTGATCGCATTAGAGTTAGCTGATGTCTCTCTAGACCAAAACGGTTACTTGATGGCAAAGCTGCCGTCGAATGTTGATTACCCAGTGCCATCCATTGGTTTTGTCGCACATATGGACACTGCACCTGATGCTTCTGGTTTAAACGTTAAACCCCAAGTTGTTAAAAACTACCAAGGCCAAACCATTGAGTTAGGTGACAGTGGTGAGAGCTTGAACCCGAGCCAATACCCAGATCTTAATCACCTACATGGACATGATCTGATCACGACAGATGGAACGACTTTGCTTGGCGCTGATAATAAGGCGGGCATCGCTGAAATCATCAGTGCAATTGCTTATCTGAAAGCGAACCCTGAAATCAAACACGGTGACATTTGTATCGGCTTTACGCCAGATGAAGAGATTGGCCGTGGCGCGAACTTGTTTGATGTGAAAAAATTTGGTGCTGAGTGGGCGTATACTATTGATGGCGGCCCTGTCGGAGAGTTGGAATTTGAGAACTTTAACGCCACGAGCGCCGATGTTATTTGTCATGGCGTGAACGTTCATCCGGGTACGGCAAAAGGTAAAATGGTCAACTCAATGAACATTGCGGCGCAATTCCAGTTGATGATGCCTGCGCAAGAAACACCTGAGTGTACTGAAGGTTATGAAGGTTTCTACCACTTGAAATCGGCTGAAATGGGCGTGGCGCATTCTGAATTAGGCTACATCATTCGTGATTTTGAGCGAGAAGGAGTCGAAGCGCGTAAAGCATTCATGCAACAGAAAGTGGATGAGTTAAATGCGCGTCTTGAAAAGGGCCATGTTGAGTTGGTGTTGACTGACAGCTACTTCAATATGAAAGAGATGGTAGAACCACATCAACATATTATCGAATTGGCTAAGCAAGCGATGATTAAGTGCGATGTTGAGCCAATGATTAAGCCTATCCGAGGTGGTACGGACGGTGCTCGCTTGTCGTTTATGGGGTTACCATGTCCGAATATCTTTACTGGTGGCTATAACTTCCACGGTATTCATGAGTTCATTACGATTCAAGGTATGGAACAGGCGGTTAAAGTGATTGTTGAGCTGTCTCAACGTACCGCAGTTCACTACAAAAAATAG